The following proteins are co-located in the Candidatus Aminicenantes bacterium genome:
- a CDS encoding nuclear transport factor 2 family protein — protein sequence MKKFVFFLLVILLTLSYLAGQGTNTANDDQAAIARAALDYIEGYYEVNAARMERALSPSLTKRGLIFSPRSHASFLQPINAEALIEVTRAGWGRLPAEQRQIDYRLLDISGHTASARVFSAKVKDYLHLAKQNGQWRIVNVLWRLPAEATSVARETANKESEVERIRMLLEEFREAMRKGNYERVQRILHPASVFHVLNETGEPGKLVLQERNADSIIDRTKAGNAGAIPDFRITVDDVFEDIAAARVVRGNSTQYLHLARQDNEWRIVNSLQEQPLAPAAGIEPAELGQKMANFTLASVNGKDVSLAGLAGKNVLLVFPRGRVGDHWCQICHYQYAELADLERRLQLRKKYNLEIVFVLPYDRATVEHWVAIFPEQMAVIEKWKNPGDPKGLSDGDKRWMETSRLAFPKKFAIGKENIPTPFPILIDNERTVSRGLDLFTLLWDNSRVEQNIPAVYLLDRHGKVLFNYLSQNTMDRPSGDQLLELFKKFL from the coding sequence ATGAAAAAATTCGTTTTTTTTCTTTTGGTAATATTGCTCACCCTCTCTTACCTGGCTGGGCAAGGCACGAATACAGCGAATGACGACCAAGCCGCCATCGCCCGCGCGGCGCTCGATTATATCGAAGGATATTACGAAGTCAATGCCGCGCGCATGGAGCGGGCGCTCAGCCCGAGCCTGACCAAGCGCGGCCTTATCTTTTCGCCGCGCAGCCACGCTTCCTTTCTGCAGCCGATCAACGCCGAGGCGCTGATCGAAGTCACCCGGGCCGGTTGGGGCAGGTTGCCGGCCGAACAGCGGCAGATCGACTACCGCTTGCTGGATATCAGCGGCCATACGGCCTCGGCGCGCGTCTTCAGCGCCAAGGTCAAGGATTACCTGCATTTGGCCAAGCAGAACGGCCAATGGCGCATCGTCAACGTCCTGTGGCGGCTGCCGGCCGAGGCCACATCCGTGGCCCGAGAGACGGCAAACAAGGAAAGCGAAGTGGAGCGCATCCGCATGCTGCTCGAGGAATTCCGTGAGGCGATGCGCAAGGGCAATTATGAACGCGTGCAAAGAATCCTCCACCCGGCTTCGGTCTTCCATGTGCTCAACGAGACGGGCGAGCCCGGCAAACTGGTCTTGCAGGAGCGGAACGCCGACTCGATCATCGACCGCACCAAAGCCGGGAACGCGGGGGCCATCCCCGACTTCCGCATCACGGTCGATGATGTTTTCGAAGACATCGCCGCGGCCAGGGTGGTCAGGGGCAACTCGACCCAGTACCTGCACTTAGCCAGGCAGGACAACGAGTGGCGCATCGTCAACAGCCTGCAGGAGCAACCGCTGGCTCCCGCGGCAGGCATCGAGCCGGCGGAGCTTGGCCAGAAGATGGCGAATTTCACCCTGGCCAGCGTCAACGGCAAGGATGTTTCCCTCGCCGGCTTGGCGGGGAAAAATGTGCTGCTCGTCTTTCCCCGTGGCCGCGTCGGCGACCATTGGTGCCAGATCTGCCATTACCAATATGCCGAACTCGCCGACCTTGAGCGCCGGCTGCAGCTCCGCAAAAAATACAACCTCGAGATCGTTTTCGTCCTGCCCTACGACCGGGCCACGGTCGAGCACTGGGTGGCCATTTTCCCCGAGCAGATGGCTGTGATCGAGAAATGGAAAAACCCGGGCGATCCCAAAGGGCTGAGCGACGGCGACAAGCGCTGGATGGAAACCAGCCGGCTCGCTTTTCCGAAAAAGTTCGCCATCGGGAAGGAAAATATCCCCACCCCTTTCCCGATCCTGATCGACAACGAACGCACGGTGTCGCGCGGCCTGGACTTGTTCACCCTGCTTTGGGACAACAGCAGGGTCGAGCAGAACATCCCGGCTGTTTACCTTCTCGACCGCCATGGCAAAGTGCTCTTCAACTACCTGAGCCAGAACACCATGGACCGTCCCAGCGGCGACCAGCTGCTGGAGCTCTTCAAAAAGTTCCTGTAG
- a CDS encoding Xaa-Pro peptidase family protein produces MANGLVVESSWLIVLLKTTAALLGLILITFGHRLPRLSNGLFWLLATLGLTMFRLARTNYLLAFLAALLLFFALLWLQNRLPRLTMALACLLPLPLFWFGAIYFSGSFNFRPRAAILGALLGAVAGALWPRAMLALLAPFMGIALLAWASPFALSFPLLVVPVLLACAYQFFDLYRRRRRGQWIASPRRTPREVLHDWQKWTAALAGLWLLLALFAPSASAPDPLHGRRLAVLTAPTLEFSPARNFYLTGRARPLALLAPHRSIFNRLTVLLKGRAQGRAIDEQRMVKAEDEIVCMRRAGQVTALAMAQVPALARPGINEQEIQEAILAAFRRYGAPVPSFEPIVGSGANATLPHYDRNDAVLQKGFVVVDIGCMFGGYASDMTRTFPVGGSCTPAQQKLLDLVTAAKAAAETILKPGVIMRQLDDAARQVITRAGFGEYFTHSVGHGVGVDVHDPTPKVLAENMVITLEPGIYIPHGAAVDPAYWDLGVRIEDTYRVTAAGYEILTLPPPAGK; encoded by the coding sequence ATGGCGAATGGACTTGTAGTCGAATCGAGCTGGCTCATCGTTTTGCTCAAGACAACGGCGGCCCTCCTGGGCCTTATCCTTATTACTTTTGGGCACCGTTTGCCGCGCTTGAGCAACGGCCTGTTCTGGCTACTGGCAACGCTGGGCCTGACGATGTTCCGGCTGGCCAGGACAAATTACCTGCTGGCTTTCCTGGCGGCTTTGCTCCTTTTCTTTGCGCTGCTCTGGCTGCAGAACCGGCTGCCCCGACTGACCATGGCTTTGGCTTGTCTACTGCCTCTTCCCCTGTTCTGGTTCGGCGCCATCTATTTTTCGGGCAGCTTCAATTTCCGGCCGCGAGCGGCCATCCTTGGCGCTCTCCTCGGCGCCGTCGCCGGCGCCCTGTGGCCGCGGGCGATGCTGGCGCTGCTGGCTCCATTCATGGGCATCGCGCTGCTCGCCTGGGCATCGCCGTTCGCCCTCAGCTTCCCCTTGCTGGTTGTTCCCGTTCTGCTGGCCTGCGCATACCAGTTTTTCGACCTGTATCGCCGGCGCCGGCGCGGACAATGGATCGCTTCTCCCCGGCGCACGCCACGCGAGGTCCTGCACGATTGGCAAAAATGGACCGCGGCCCTGGCCGGATTGTGGCTGCTCTTGGCTCTTTTTGCCCCCTCCGCATCCGCCCCCGATCCGCTCCACGGCCGACGCCTGGCCGTCCTGACGGCGCCGACGCTCGAATTCTCGCCGGCGCGCAATTTCTATTTGACCGGCCGCGCCCGGCCGCTGGCCCTGCTGGCCCCGCACCGCTCTATCTTCAACCGCCTGACGGTTCTGCTGAAGGGCCGCGCCCAGGGGCGGGCCATCGACGAACAACGCATGGTGAAAGCCGAGGACGAGATCGTTTGCATGCGCCGCGCCGGCCAGGTCACCGCTTTGGCCATGGCCCAGGTGCCGGCGCTGGCGCGGCCCGGGATCAACGAACAAGAAATCCAGGAAGCGATCCTGGCCGCTTTCCGCCGTTACGGAGCCCCCGTCCCCTCCTTCGAACCGATCGTCGGTTCGGGAGCGAATGCCACCCTGCCCCATTACGACCGCAACGACGCGGTCCTGCAAAAAGGCTTCGTTGTAGTCGACATCGGCTGCATGTTTGGCGGCTACGCTTCCGACATGACCCGCACCTTCCCGGTGGGCGGGAGCTGCACGCCGGCCCAGCAGAAGCTGCTGGACCTGGTGACCGCCGCCAAGGCGGCCGCCGAAACGATCCTGAAGCCGGGAGTGATCATGCGCCAGCTCGATGACGCTGCCAGGCAGGTGATCACGAGGGCGGGTTTCGGCGAGTACTTCACCCATTCGGTCGGCCATGGCGTCGGCGTCGATGTCCACGATCCCACCCCCAAGGTGCTGGCGGAAAACATGGTGATTACCCTCGAGCCGGGCATCTATATCCCGCACGGGGCCGCGGTCGATCCCGCTTACTGGGACCTGGGAGTGCGCATCGAGGACACCTACCGGGTGACCGCCGCCGGCTACGAAATCTTGACCCTGCCGCCGCCGGCCGGCAAATAG
- a CDS encoding SDR family NAD(P)-dependent oxidoreductase, with translation MQPKALLVGNSDGIGLAATKRLLAAGWDVIGVSRSTAPISNKNNQHRVADVSDNKYPDLLAELLQEGSLDLCVYFVGIGKLLDPLDMSGEARIIDVNLTGMVRTAAAVIPQMVKRGQGHFIGVSSLADELLSAEAPSYNASKAGFSNYLGGLALALKSKGVYVTNVRFGFVDTKMAKSDFKPFMMSVEKAVDHLESCINKRPARYTAPKIMIPLVKILKLMMKLGGK, from the coding sequence GTGCAACCCAAAGCACTGTTGGTTGGCAATTCTGACGGCATAGGATTGGCGGCAACAAAGAGGCTGCTTGCGGCCGGGTGGGATGTCATCGGCGTTTCAAGGAGCACAGCGCCGATTTCAAACAAAAATAATCAGCACCGGGTTGCTGATGTCAGCGATAACAAATATCCGGACTTGCTGGCTGAGCTGCTGCAGGAAGGTTCATTGGATCTGTGCGTCTACTTCGTAGGGATCGGGAAACTGTTGGATCCCCTGGATATGAGCGGTGAAGCAAGAATCATTGACGTGAACCTGACCGGAATGGTAAGAACGGCGGCAGCGGTGATTCCCCAGATGGTTAAACGGGGACAAGGCCACTTCATTGGTGTCTCAAGTCTGGCCGATGAGCTGCTCTCGGCCGAGGCTCCGTCCTATAATGCCTCCAAGGCTGGTTTTTCAAATTATCTCGGCGGTCTGGCGTTGGCCTTGAAATCCAAGGGCGTATATGTTACCAATGTACGCTTCGGCTTCGTCGATACCAAAATGGCCAAGAGTGATTTTAAGCCGTTCATGATGAGCGTGGAAAAGGCGGTTGACCATCTGGAATCATGTATCAACAAGAGGCCTGCCCGTTATACGGCGCCCAAAATCATGATCCCGCTTGTCAAGATTCTAAAACTTATGATGAAATTGGGGGGGAAATGA
- a CDS encoding DUF1697 domain-containing protein — translation MPQVGKNNSRYVAFLRGINVGGHAAIKMTDLKAAFEKMGFDDVRTVLASGNVIFAARQADEKALRAEIESGLKKAFRRDISVLLRNRDDLRQLRSSEPFKGIEALPGVQLYVTFLADGAKRPELKIPYATSRQELRILRATLTEVFSVVDLEKGLGTPEAMAILEKEFGSNLTTRNWNTILKVLM, via the coding sequence ATGCCGCAAGTTGGAAAAAATAATTCCCGATATGTCGCCTTTTTAAGGGGGATCAACGTCGGCGGGCATGCCGCGATCAAGATGACCGACCTCAAAGCCGCGTTCGAAAAGATGGGATTCGACGATGTGCGCACGGTGCTGGCCAGCGGCAACGTAATTTTCGCAGCCCGGCAAGCGGATGAAAAGGCGCTCCGCGCCGAAATTGAATCGGGATTGAAGAAGGCATTTAGGCGAGATATCAGTGTTTTATTGCGTAACCGGGACGATCTCAGGCAGCTCCGGTCTTCAGAACCGTTTAAGGGGATCGAGGCTTTGCCGGGAGTTCAACTCTATGTGACGTTTCTTGCGGATGGAGCCAAGAGGCCCGAGCTCAAAATCCCGTACGCCACGTCGCGCCAGGAATTGCGCATCCTGCGTGCAACCCTCACGGAGGTGTTCTCCGTCGTCGATTTGGAAAAAGGGCTGGGGACGCCGGAAGCGATGGCCATTCTCGAAAAAGAATTCGGCTCCAACCTGACGACCCGGAACTGGAATACCATCCTTAAAGTGTTGATGTGA
- a CDS encoding OsmC family protein, which produces MAVRTSTAEWKGTLKEGAGTMKLGSGAYEGPFTYASRFENGRGTNPEELLGAAHAGCFSMFLAALLSGAGFVPARIATTAMVHLGDGPTITLIELDTQARVPNITEEDLKKHAEIAKKNCPVSKELTGPKITLQIKLLT; this is translated from the coding sequence ATGGCGGTCAGGACATCAACGGCTGAATGGAAAGGGACGTTGAAGGAAGGAGCCGGGACGATGAAGCTGGGCAGCGGGGCATACGAGGGTCCGTTCACCTATGCCTCGCGCTTCGAAAACGGCCGCGGCACCAACCCCGAAGAATTGCTCGGCGCGGCCCATGCCGGGTGCTTCTCCATGTTCCTGGCCGCCCTGCTCAGCGGGGCCGGTTTCGTCCCGGCGCGGATCGCCACCACGGCCATGGTCCACCTGGGGGACGGCCCGACGATCACCTTGATCGAACTGGACACGCAGGCGCGAGTGCCGAATATAACCGAAGAGGATTTGAAGAAGCATGCCGAGATAGCAAAGAAAAACTGCCCGGTATCGAAGGAGTTGACCGGACCGAAGATCACGCTGCAGATTAAGCTGCTCACGTAG
- a CDS encoding GyrI-like domain-containing protein yields the protein MKKIDFKKDLKSLYNPSAKEVTLVEVPAMNFLMIDGAGDPNTSKPYQEAVEALFSVAYAVKFTVKKALAIDYGVLPLEGLWWADDMAQFSIDDKSKWKWTMMIMQPEFVSGALIRDTIVAVKKKKAMPALDQMRFETFSEGKAAQILYVGPFSAEGPAIAKVHAFIDKIGKRFGKHHEIYLSDIRKADPANWKTVIRQPWR from the coding sequence ATGAAAAAGATAGATTTCAAGAAAGACCTGAAGTCCCTTTATAATCCTTCGGCGAAGGAAGTGACCCTGGTCGAGGTGCCGGCCATGAACTTCCTGATGATCGACGGCGCGGGCGACCCGAACACGTCAAAGCCCTACCAGGAGGCGGTCGAGGCGCTGTTTTCCGTCGCCTACGCGGTCAAGTTCACGGTCAAGAAGGCGCTGGCCATCGACTATGGCGTCCTGCCGCTCGAGGGGCTGTGGTGGGCCGACGACATGGCCCAATTCTCGATCGACGACAAGTCCAAGTGGAAGTGGACGATGATGATCATGCAGCCCGAGTTCGTTTCAGGGGCGCTGATCCGAGACACCATCGTGGCGGTGAAAAAGAAGAAAGCCATGCCGGCGCTCGACCAAATGCGCTTCGAAACTTTCAGCGAAGGCAAGGCCGCGCAAATCCTCTACGTCGGCCCCTTTTCCGCCGAAGGGCCCGCGATAGCGAAGGTTCATGCGTTTATTGATAAGATCGGCAAACGTTTTGGCAAGCATCACGAAATATATCTCTCCGACATCCGCAAGGCCGACCCGGCCAATTGGAAGACCGTCATCCGCCAGCCGTGGCGGTGA